One Cicer arietinum cultivar CDC Frontier isolate Library 1 chromosome 8, Cicar.CDCFrontier_v2.0, whole genome shotgun sequence DNA segment encodes these proteins:
- the LOC101495188 gene encoding plant-specific TFIIB-related protein 1, with the protein MKCPYCSAAQGRCATTSTGKSITECTSCGRVVEERQSHPHHLFHLRAQDNPLCLVTSDLPLPTLHSQNNNEHPNDEDPFDPTGFITSFSTWSLEPNPLYLQSSLSFSGHLAELERTLESSSTSSSSSVVVDNLRAYMQIIDVASILGLDCDISDHAFQLFRDCCSATCLRNRSVEALATAALVQAIRVAQEPRTLQEISIAANVAQKEIGKYIKILGEALQLSQPINSNSISVHMPRFCTLLQLNKSAQELATHIGEVVINKCFCTRRNPISISAAAIYLACQLEDKRKTQAEICKVTGLTEVTLRKVYKELLENWDDLLPSNYTPAVPPERAFPTTVIASGRSSTTKTDAIEVISLDSERLAEFKPSKPNEVMIHQSRGKDEAEGKSNGRASHSTLNQQSTFWPSGTHNHQNQNVFHGMEIDVLQSMAEDTNGTALSSSLKSNQLYSPPASSSSSVMRSFSHPPSSAPPNIRLAQSAKTTGFPEH; encoded by the exons ATGAAGTGTCCGTACTGTTCGGCGGCGCAGGGGCGTTGCGCCACAACGAGCACCGGAAAATCCATCACAGAGTGCACATCATGCGGACGCGTAGTAGAAGAGCGACAATCCCATCCCCACCACTTATTCCACCTGCGCGCCCAAGATAACCCCCTATGTCTCGTCACATCAGATCTCCCTCTCCCCACACTCCATTCTCAAAACAACAACGAACACCCCAACGACGAAGACCCATTCGATCCCACGGGCTTCATCACATCATTCTCCACATGGTCCTTAGAGCCCAACCCACTCTACCTTCAATCTTCCCTCTCTTTCTCTGGTCACCTCGCCGAACTCGAACGCACTCTCGAATCATCTTCTACATCTTCCTCTTCCTCTGTTGTTGTTGATAACCTTAGGGCTTACATGCAGATTATCGATGTTGCTTCAATACTTGGCTTAGATTGTGATATTTCAGATCACGCTTTTCAATTGTTTAGGGATTGTTGTTCCGCTACTTGTTTGAGAAATCGTAGTGTTGAAGCACTTGCTACCGCTGCTCTTGTTCAGGCCATTAGAGTGGCTCAAGAACCTAGAACACTTCAG GAAATTTCAATTGCAGCCAATGTTGCCCAAAAGGAAATCGGGAAATACATCAAGATACTGGGAGAAGCCTTACAGCTAAGTCAACCTATTAACAGCAATTCCATATCAGTTCATATGCCAAGATTTTGCACTCTTCTTCAGCTCAATAAATCTGCTCAG GAACTGGCTACTCACATAGGAGAGGTTGTGATCAACAAATGCTTCTGCACTCGCAGGAATCCAATTAGCATCTCAGCCGCCGCCATATATTTGGCTTGCCAACTAGAAGACAAACGCAAAACCCAGGCCGAAATTTGCAAGGTAACCGGTCTTACTGAAGTCACTCTCCGTAAAGTATACAAGGAATTACTGGAGAATTGGGATGATTTACTTCCCTCCAATTACACTCCAGCTGTTCCTCCGGAACGGGCATTTCCCACTACCGTAATTGCTTCGGGACGTTCTTCAACAACTAAGACTGATGCCATAGAGGTTATTTCTTTGGACTCGGAAAGGTTGGCAGAATTTAAACCAAGCAAACCTAATGAAGTCATGATCCATCAGTCAAGGGGAAAAGACGAGGCAGAGGGTAAAAGCAATGGCCGTGCGAGCCATTCCACACTGAATCAACAATCAACTTTTTGGCCCAGCGGgacacacaatcatcaaaatcAGAATGTTTTTCATGGAATGGAAATTGATGTGTTGCAATCCATGGCAGAGGACACAAATGGTACTGCTCTATCTAGTTCTCTAAAATCAAACCAACTTTACAGTCCTCCTGCTTCAAGTTCAAGCTCTGTTATGAGGTCGTTTTCACATCCTCCTTCATCTGCTCCTCCAAATATTCGATTAGCGCAATCCGCCAAAACGACGGGTTTTCCTGAGCACTAA
- the LOC101495730 gene encoding uncharacterized protein: MEASKMLLFSSIPTTKISTNNFNHSLRRPTTRSHVGLKIKNMAKEGSDTNISITEKAAIAGGLISSPVIAWSLYTLKTTGCGLPPGPGGSIGALEGISYLVVVGIVGWSLYTKTKTGSGLPNGPFGLLGAVEGLSYLALVAIVVVFGLQYFQQGYIPGPLPADQCFG; the protein is encoded by the coding sequence ATGGAAGCCTCAAAGATGTTGCTATTTTCCTCAATACCAACCACAAAAATAAGCACAAACAATTTCAATCACTCACTTAGAAGACCTACTACTAGATCTCACGTAGGACTCAAAATAAAGAACATGGCAAAGGAAGGAAGCGACACAAACATCAGCATAACAGAAAAAGCAGCAATAGCAGGTGGTTTAATATCATCTCCAGTTATAGCTTGGTCTCTCTACACACTTAAAACAACAGGTTGTGGTCTTCCACCAGGACCTGGTGGATCAATTGGAGCATTAGAAGGAATAAGTTACCTAGTAGTTGTTGGAATTGTAGGTTGGTCTTTATACACCAAAACTAAAACAGGTTCTGGTCTTCCTAATGGGCCTTTTGGGTTATTAGGTGCTGTTGAAGGCTTATCATATTTGGCATTGGTTGcaattgttgttgtttttgggttgcagtattttcAACAAGGTTACATTCCAGGTCCTCTCCCTGCTGATCAGTGCTTCGGCTAG
- the LOC101496606 gene encoding uncharacterized protein — protein sequence MSYSRGRDFLFCNLCGTMLAVPSTEYAQCPLCKTKQNIKHIKGKEISYTISAEDIRRELGIDLIEEQKVQLSKVNKTCEKCGHGEATFYTRQMRSADEGQTTFYTCTRCGHQFQEN from the exons ATGTCTTATTCCCGTGGCCGCGATTTCTTGTTCTGTAACTTGTGTGGGACAATGCTTGCTGTCCCCTCTACTGAATATGCACAATGCCCCTTGTGCAAAACCAAGCAAAACATAAAGC ATATTAAAGGAAAGGAAATAAGTTACACTATTTCTGCTGAG GATATTAGAAGAGAACTTGGAATCGATCTAATCGAAGAACAGAAGGTTCAATTGTCTAAG GTCAACAAGACATGCGAAAAATGTGGTCATGGTGAAGCTACCTTTTATACCAGACAG ATGAGATCGGCAGATGAAGGGCAAACTACTTTCTACACATGCACCCGCTGTGGTCATCAGTTTCAGGAGAACTAA
- the LOC101496054 gene encoding proline-rich receptor-like protein kinase PERK15 has protein sequence MSSPTDSSPDNSTPDNSTPDNSTPDDADNSSSPPSPPSQSPPSQSPPSQSPPSQSPPVEPPPQSPPPSPPSQPPPSPSPSPPSPSQSPPTPSQSPPPSPPSQSPPSPSQSTQPSPPPHTPNNPSPPSPNGGSQPPPPVAGRSPSTGSGSTPHKSLPNTPSSGNSNDNYNNDNNSNDDTKAIIGAVIGVGGVLLIFIIVCVICTRKKKRKQMYYYGDHPSHGKGNNNNYYNSGPPPNYYGGPHGEHVVRVQNGMGPNGGGGWGAPPPLNLMSSADMSSNYSTGPPPLPPPSPNLALGLKGGTFTYEELAAATDGFIDANLIGQGGFGYVHKGVLPSGKEIAVKSLKSGSGQGEREFQAEIDIISRVHHRHLVSLVGYCISGGQRMLVYEFIPNNTLEFHLHGKGRPTMDWPTRMRIAIGSAKGLAYLHEDCHPRIIHRDIKAANVLIDDSFEAKVADFGLAKLTSDNNTHVSTRVMGTFGYLAPEYASSGKLTEKSDVFSFGVMLLELVTGKRPVDVTITMDDSLVDWARPLLTRGLEEDGNFSELVDPFLEGNYNPQELTRMAACAAASIRHSAKKRPKMSQIVRTLEGDVSLDDLKDTIRPGHSTVNTSSSGSSEYDTMQYNADLQKFRKAVFSSQEEFGNSSCSSGDMSQTSKQKPQQFL, from the exons ATGTCTTCCCCTACTGACTCTTCTCCAGATAACTCCACACCTGATAACTCCACACCAGACAATAGTACCCCTGATGATGCTGATAACTCTTCTTCGCCACCATCACCACCATCACAATCACCGCCATCACAATCACCGCCATCACAATCACCACCATCACAATCACCACCAGTAGAACCACCACCACAGTCACCGCCACCATCACCGCCTTCACAGCCCCCGCCCTCCCCTTCACCATCCCCACCATCTCCTTCACAATCACCGCCAACTCCTTCACAGTCACCACCACCTTCACCGCCTTCACAATCACCACCATCACCTTCACAATCAACACAACCTTCTCCTCCCCCACATACACCAAACAACCCATCCCCTCCATCACCCAATGGAGGCTCACAGCCACCACCTCCGGTAGCGGGCCGTTCACCCTCGACCGGATCCGGATCAACCCCACACAAATCATTACCTAATACACCATCTTCAGGAAATTCAAATGATAATTACAATAATGACAACAACAGTAATGATGATACCAAGGCAATAATTGGAGCAGTGATTGGAGTGGGAGGTGTTCTtctcatttttatcattgtttgtGTTATTTGCACCaggaagaagaaaagaaagcaaatGTACTATTATGGAGATCACCCATCTCATGGAAAAG ggaataataataactattacAACAGTGGGCCGCCCCCAAATTACTACGGAGGTCCACATGGGGAACATGTTGTTAGGGTACAAAATGGAATGGGTCCTAATGGTGGTGGTGGGTGGGGTGCACCACCTCCTCTGAACCTAATGAGCAGTGCAGACATGAGCTCAAATTACTCGACCGGACCACCTCCTTTGCCTCCTCCCTCACCAAACCTTGCTTTAGGGCTTAAAGGAGGCACCTTCACTTATGAGGAATTGGCCGCGGCAACCGACGGATTCATAGATGCCAATTTGATAGGACAAGGTGGTTTCGGTTATGTCCATAAGGGTGTGTTGCCCAGTGGAAAGGAAATAGCTGTCAAGAGTTTAAAATCGGGTAGCGGCCAAGGAGAGCGGGAGTTTCAAGCTGAGATTGACATAATCAGCCGTGTTCATCATCGTCATCTTGTCTCACTTGTTGGATACTGTATTTCTGGTGGTCAAAGAATGTTGGTCTATGAATTTATTCCGAATAACACGTTGGAGTTTCACCTTCATG GAAAGGGTCGACCTACCATGGATTGGCCAACTAGAATGAGGATTGCAATAGGTTCTGCTAAAGGGCTTGCTTATCTTCACGAGGATT GTCATCCTCGCATCATTCATCGTGACATCAAAGCTGCAAATGTCCTTATCGATGATAGCTTTGAAGCAAAG GTTGCTGATTTTGGGTTGGCTAAGTTAACCAGTGACAATAATACTCATGTATCAACTCGTGTCATGGGAACTTTCGg GTACCTAGCCCCTGAATATGCATCAAGTGGAAAATTGACAGAGAAGTCTGATGTTTTCTCATTTGGGGTTATGCTATTGGAACTGGTAACTGGAAAGCGACCTGTGGACGTCACAATTACCATGGATGACAGCTTAGTGGATTGG GCTAGACCACTACTAACTCGTGGACTGGAGGAGGATGGAAACTTTAGTGAGTTGGTGGATCCATTTTTGGAAGGAAACTACAATCCTCAAGAACTCACAAGAATGGCAGCTTGTGCTGCTGCTAGCATTCGTCATTCTGCCAAGAAGCGTCCTAAAATGAGTcag ATTGTAAGAACATTGGAAGGAGATGTTTCACTGGATGATTTGAAGGATACAATTAGGCCAGGGCATAGCACTGTTAATACCTCTTCATCTGGTAGTTCAGAGTATGACACAATGCAATATAATGCTGATTTGCAGAAGTTCAGAAAGGCAGTGTTTTCCAGCCAGGAGGAATTTGGCAACAGCAGTTGCTCCAGTGGTGATATGAGCCAAACTTCAAAGCAGAAGCCACAACAATTTCTTTAA